TGAGGAGATACATATTATGCGGTCGTGGCGGAATTGGCAGACGCGCACGGTTCAGGTCCGTGTGGGCTAACCCCCGTGGAGGTTCGAGTCCTCTCGACCGCATCTGACAAAAAAGGTTCGTGAGTTGCTCTAGGGCAATTCACGAACCTTTTTTTATTTTGTGGATCATTCGTGTGAAGCCTACATTTTGCTACCAGCATGCTAATGCTAATGTTGCCGCTGGCGCAGAATGACTGCCATGATGATCCCGGCAATGGCTCCTGCAATACCAAATAGCGATACACTGGCAACCACTTCAACCGACTGGAGACGAAACAAAAAAGCGATACCGCTGCCAAAAGTGGTTCCGGCGAGAAATCCGAGCGAAATTCCTAATTCTTTCGTTAATTTCATTGCTTCACCTACTTGGAAATGTGAGATATGGATTTGCAAATATTGGGTACAGGCAGTAAAGTGTGATCAGGAAAATCATCACATGTTATTTCCTTTTTTATCTTGTGGTTTTAACCCGTTAATTATGCATGATATCTCATATGGGAGGGTAAGAGCGAATGAATATGAACGAACGAATTGCAGCATGGAATGAGGAAGCACAGCAGTGTGCTTGCGGTCATCAACACCGGGTGGTGGATATGCTGATACATCTGGAAGCTGGGGCCATTCAGAGGTTACCGGGTTATTTGTCTGAGCAAGGATATCGTCAGGTGACGGTTGTTTATGATCAACATACGTTTCGGGCCGCCGGATCTGATGTGCTGAGTAGTATTCGCGAAGCGGGAATGCATGTGGATGAGATCGCTCTGCCGGAGAATCGTGCGGGGGATATCATTGCGGATGAAGCAGCTATTGTACAGGTCATGTTGGGTGTGAAAATGGAAAGTCAGGCTGTAATTGCGGTGGGTTCAGGTACCATTCATGATCTGGTGAGATTTGTTTGTTCCAAAATGAACAAGCCTTTTCTGTCCATACCGACAGCGGCTTCAGTAGATGGCTTTACTTCTGCGGGTGCACCCTTAATTGTAAGCGGCGTCAAACAAACATTTCAGGCTGTTCCGCCTGAGGCTATCTTTGCCGATCTGGATATTCTGGAGCAAGCCCCCCAAGTGATGACAGCTGCCGGATTCGGAGATATGCTTGGCAAATATACTTCCCTTGCAGATTGGATTGTTTCTCGTGATCTGGGCGGGGAACCGTTCTGTCCGGTTGCTTATCGGATGACAGAAGAAGCGCTGAATACCTGCATAGATCATGTACAAGCTATTGCGGAGGGGCGAGCAGAGGGAGTAGCTGTATTAATGGACGCATTAATTGTTTCCGGTATCTCCATGCTGATCATTGACCATTCCCGTTCGGCATCCGGAGGTGAGCATCATCTGTCCCATATTTTGGAGATGGATCTGATGCAAGCGGGAGAAAGACCGGTTCTGCATGGTGCCAAAGTTGGCGTAGCATGTGCATTGCTTACAGTGAAATATAAAGAACTTGCACAGACATCGGGCGAACCGGTGTTTGGGATATATGACCAATTGCCGGAGGCTTCTCAGCTCATCGCATGGTTGGAACAAGTAGGTGGACCTGTGACTACTGAGCAACTCGGTGTAACCCCGGAGATGGTGGAACATGCATTCAACACAGCGCATACGCTTCGTCCTCGATATACCGGATTGAGATATATCAATGAAGTGTTGAACACAAGGTTAGGATGACCTTTTAGAGAGAATGATCATGATGAAATGCATTAACTTCGCTTGTAGCGGGCTGTGATGGCTCTCCTTGGGAGCAAAAGGTGAAAAAGGGTAGGTTATCTGACATTTCTGATGGAATAGCCAGAACAGTGCTTCAAGTCCGAGAGAGAAGGCATGCATTTATTTTAAAAAAGGCTCTGGCCTCCCTATGGGGAGATCAGAGCCTTTTGGCTGTTCGCTTATTTAGTTGTTGCGACGATCTTTCAAGATGACATCTGCGAACAAAATAGTTTTCGGGATACGGAAAAATTGCTCCGCTTGTTCCTGAAACGCAGCAGAAGGCAGTGTTCCCTGATGCAGCCATTTGCGGAAAGTGCCGGGATGAACCCCGATCCAGTGGCTGACATCTGTCACCGACAGATCATGGACCATACACAAGCCTGTCAAAATACGGTTACTCACCGGAGAACGGGTCACCGTACGCTTCATGAAGCGAGATGACTCGGGTTGACATATGACAGGGCTATTACGCACAACTTCTTCATTGAAAAGAATATGACGCGGGTAGCCGAGTAATTGGCAAGTCTTGTCCAAATTGGTACTGCCGGGTATCCGTCCTTCATATACCCACGCACTGACACTGCGTGAAGAGATGGAGAGGTCTTCAGCGAGCTGGGACAACTTGATATCATTGGCCATCAGTACGGCAAGAAGAACACGATTACGGATTTGACAGCGTGTCGGTTTTCGGAATCGTTTAACACGGACGCCTTTTCCCAAGTATTTACGGTTGATCAGAGACCACGCCTGGATGGAATGTTGTTCTGGTTGATTAGGCATATTTCCTCCGATTTTTTTTAACCAAATACTACAATAAACAACGGGGTACTTTCAAGTGCCGGGATTACCGGTTACAAATGCGTCAATGCGTGAATTCACGATAAAGAGGGAACTACGAACTAGACCATGCGCAATTCACATCCTAGTATATTCCTAGATTACAATGTTTCACTAAAAATGAGGGGAGAAATTGAACAGGAATAAAAATAATATAGTTCTAATTACTTATTACTAGGTCTAAAGAACTTTTATCTGTTTTTTGTTGATATGATGCGGTTTATTTCCCTGAATTCCCCAAAAGCATGTGATTTTCGTTCCCCTGTTGAGAAGAGGATGTGCACAAATCTGAAATGATAAATCCGCATGTTCAGCATGACATGTGACCTGTCAATTCTCTTACTTTTACATATATTGTATGATACTCAAGTGTAAGGGAGAGGTGAGGAACGTGAATCTATCTGTGAATACCTTTGCTGTCATCTCGGGAGCGTTTGTTACGTTTGCTTTTGGCGGATGGGATCAATTGCTGAGCCTGCTCGCGGTCGCGATGGCTGTGGATTATATCACAGGTTTGGCAGCGGCGGTAAGAACGGGTACGGGGTTGAATAGTAACATTGGATTCTGGGGGATTGCTCGCAAAGGGCTCATGCTGACGGTTGTTTTGCTTGCTCACCGAATTGATCTGATCATGGGAACCGATTTTATCAAAGGCGGAGCTATTTATTTCTATCTGGTGAATGAACTCATTTCGATTACTGAGAATTATGCCAGAATCGGTCTTCCATTGCCTGCAAAACTCAGACAGGCCATTGCAGTGTTGAAGAAACAGGAAGATCAGGAGTATCTTATGAATCGTGAATGGTCCAAACCGCAGTCAACCCCGGACAACATCAAGCAGCAGGCTGAAACAGGACAAACTCTGCAGGATGAATCCGCGAAACAGAAGGAGGATGGATCTCAAAAGGAATCCGAATCGAAATAAAACGGTTCGGATTCCTTTTTCTTATCAAGAGAACGTTTCCAAGTATCCTTTCGTAATAGAGAACGTTATGATATATTTTGGATACATGAAAATTCATTCATTTCTACTATTATATTAAACGAGGTGTTTGCCCAGATGATAAAACATATTGTCCTGTTCAAAATGAAAGATCGCTCAGCAGAAAGTATTGAAGCTGCAGCTCAGGTGCTTCGCAATCTGGAAGGTAAAATTGATGTCCTGGTTTCACTTGAAATCGGGATTGATGTGCTTCGCTCGGAGAGATCGTTCGACATTTCACTCACGGCGGAGTTTGCGTCACTGGAGGATCTCCAGGCGTATCAGGTACACCCGCTTCATCAGGAAGTTATCAAGTACATGAACGAAGTCAGAGAACAGTCAATTGCAGTGGACTACGAAATCTGATCTGTCATTCAAACTACGTTGAGATAAAGGGGACTCTGCATGAGCGATTTAAGAGACGTTATGGAATTTCTATATATTTTTGTTGTGTTTCTAATCGCTTGTCCTGTGATGATATTCTGGCTTAAGCGAAGAGGGAAACGGAACCGATAACTCACTGAACGGGAAGTGAACGAATGTATTATGTGAACAGAGAACAGATTGCCCGCCGGCTTGCTGCTGTACCGGAAGTAGCTGAAGGGCTTCGCGGGGCAGCAGAAGCTTGGGATGGCAGTCTCATGCTGGGTATGGTACAGGAACGTTGTCTTCACCTGGCGATCGAGATTGTTACCGATGTGGGAAGTTATCTGATCGACGGCTTCATCATGAGAGATGCAAGCAGCTATGATGATATTATTCAGATTAATTATGAAGAAAAGGTTTTTGATAATCCGACCTATGAGATATTGCGTCAGCTTGTCACGTTACGCAAACCACTGGTGCAGGATTATTACACTTGGGAGCGGTCTGAGCTCCATCCGCTTAGCGTAGAGTTGCCGAGTATACTTGAACATTTTACTACTCAGGTTAGCGCCTACGTGGAAACAGAACTTGGTCCTTTCAATACGGCACAGGCCGAGGGACAGCGTAAGGAATGAGGGAAATCGCATGACAAATGAATCAAAAGAATTCAATGAAGTAAATACTGAAAGTAATGAAACAAATGAAACACCTTCCGGATTCCATCCGGTGTATATGGTTGAACTTTTGTTCCGGGAACGTCCAGAGGTGGATCGCCTGCGTTTGCAGGAAGCAATGATTCGCCATACAGGACAAGTCCGACTGGATGTGAAACAAGAGAGCGGAGGGCAAAAGCATGAGATGCTTGTCTTCTATCATCTGGACCACAAGGTATCCTTCCAGGAAGGGGATATCCCTGCTCAGACTTGTATGCTTCCTGTGAATGAAATCGCAGATCGTGCTCGCTTTGGCGGTGCTCTGCAACAAGCATGGCATTGGCCGGAAGTGGGACAAGTTGTAGAAGCTTCACGGTACTCCAT
This Paenibacillus xylanexedens DNA region includes the following protein-coding sequences:
- a CDS encoding sn-glycerol-1-phosphate dehydrogenase, whose amino-acid sequence is MNMNERIAAWNEEAQQCACGHQHRVVDMLIHLEAGAIQRLPGYLSEQGYRQVTVVYDQHTFRAAGSDVLSSIREAGMHVDEIALPENRAGDIIADEAAIVQVMLGVKMESQAVIAVGSGTIHDLVRFVCSKMNKPFLSIPTAASVDGFTSAGAPLIVSGVKQTFQAVPPEAIFADLDILEQAPQVMTAAGFGDMLGKYTSLADWIVSRDLGGEPFCPVAYRMTEEALNTCIDHVQAIAEGRAEGVAVLMDALIVSGISMLIIDHSRSASGGEHHLSHILEMDLMQAGERPVLHGAKVGVACALLTVKYKELAQTSGEPVFGIYDQLPEASQLIAWLEQVGGPVTTEQLGVTPEMVEHAFNTAHTLRPRYTGLRYINEVLNTRLG
- a CDS encoding helix-turn-helix domain-containing protein, translated to MPNQPEQHSIQAWSLINRKYLGKGVRVKRFRKPTRCQIRNRVLLAVLMANDIKLSQLAEDLSISSRSVSAWVYEGRIPGSTNLDKTCQLLGYPRHILFNEEVVRNSPVICQPESSRFMKRTVTRSPVSNRILTGLCMVHDLSVTDVSHWIGVHPGTFRKWLHQGTLPSAAFQEQAEQFFRIPKTILFADVILKDRRNN
- a CDS encoding Dabb family protein; its protein translation is MIKHIVLFKMKDRSAESIEAAAQVLRNLEGKIDVLVSLEIGIDVLRSERSFDISLTAEFASLEDLQAYQVHPLHQEVIKYMNEVREQSIAVDYEI
- a CDS encoding DUF86 domain-containing protein yields the protein MYYVNREQIARRLAAVPEVAEGLRGAAEAWDGSLMLGMVQERCLHLAIEIVTDVGSYLIDGFIMRDASSYDDIIQINYEEKVFDNPTYEILRQLVTLRKPLVQDYYTWERSELHPLSVELPSILEHFTTQVSAYVETELGPFNTAQAEGQRKE